One genomic window of Natronorubrum halophilum includes the following:
- a CDS encoding Na(+)/H(+) antiporter subunit D, protein MIDAELLTMAYPPLLVFAAALLVLVLPRIVGFAAGALSLAAVLAISLVAPEGSYLAGTFLGFDVVPFYVDGFSQLIGIGLGFLGVCTVIYAYSSGASRELVAIALAYVASSLGAAFAGDWLVLVFMWELMAVTSTLVVWHYGGDAVRAGFRYALFHGTGGVIVLLAVVAHYVQAGTFVYDGTGIGAGLPAALAVLGMGVNVGFIGLHTWLPDTYPRPHFVASVFLSVYTTKTSAFVLYRAFPIEAQSDLGIYIAYMGGVMAVYGATFALLQHDMRALLSYHIQAQLGYIVAGIGMGAWTVTSEIAVAGAVTHLFNNILFKSLLFMAVGVVIFRTGENDLYKLGGLWREMPLTAIAFGLGALSITAIPGFNGYVSKGMLFDAANPDPHYYGVAEFEALYYLLWLGAIGTLLSFIKLGYYVFFHGESDISVPDARPGQLVAMLGLGGACLLFGVWWQGLADLAPTIDAQGGHFGFTYPGGESELHPYSTSHLETAGILTAIGLVTFVVVRKPLSKLDLSDPATIVFPAGYYLGRWSMLAVTGIFAAVDAAAVGFVKGCYWIGNNPVLAVDAAARRLPLVEVEERRPADGGRPSTIHLRTGIGTSVLLLTILLTIVLWVLIN, encoded by the coding sequence ATGATCGACGCTGAACTCCTGACGATGGCCTACCCGCCGCTTCTGGTCTTCGCGGCGGCGCTGCTCGTGCTCGTCCTGCCCCGGATCGTCGGCTTCGCCGCGGGGGCGCTCAGCCTCGCGGCCGTCCTGGCGATCTCGCTTGTCGCCCCCGAGGGCAGCTACCTCGCCGGAACCTTCCTCGGATTCGACGTCGTCCCGTTCTACGTCGACGGCTTCTCGCAGCTGATCGGCATCGGCCTCGGCTTCCTCGGGGTCTGTACGGTCATCTACGCGTACTCGAGCGGGGCGAGTCGCGAACTGGTCGCGATCGCGCTGGCGTACGTCGCCTCCTCGCTGGGGGCGGCCTTCGCGGGCGACTGGCTCGTGCTCGTGTTCATGTGGGAGCTGATGGCGGTGACGAGCACGCTGGTCGTCTGGCACTACGGTGGCGACGCCGTTCGGGCCGGCTTCCGCTACGCGCTTTTCCACGGCACCGGCGGCGTGATCGTGTTGCTGGCCGTCGTCGCTCACTACGTTCAGGCCGGCACGTTCGTCTACGACGGGACCGGAATCGGTGCCGGGCTCCCGGCCGCCCTCGCCGTGCTGGGAATGGGCGTCAACGTCGGCTTCATCGGTCTCCACACCTGGCTGCCCGACACCTACCCCCGACCGCACTTCGTGGCGTCGGTGTTCCTCTCGGTCTACACGACGAAGACGAGCGCGTTCGTCCTCTACCGGGCGTTCCCCATCGAGGCTCAGAGCGATCTGGGAATTTACATTGCGTACATGGGCGGCGTGATGGCCGTCTACGGGGCGACGTTCGCCCTGCTGCAACACGACATGCGGGCGTTGCTCTCCTACCACATCCAGGCCCAACTGGGCTACATCGTCGCCGGAATCGGGATGGGCGCCTGGACGGTGACCAGCGAAATTGCCGTCGCAGGTGCGGTGACCCATCTGTTCAATAATATCCTGTTCAAGAGCCTGTTGTTCATGGCCGTCGGCGTCGTCATCTTCCGAACGGGCGAGAACGACCTCTACAAGCTGGGCGGACTCTGGCGCGAGATGCCCTTGACCGCCATCGCCTTCGGTCTCGGCGCGCTCTCGATCACCGCGATTCCGGGCTTCAACGGGTACGTCAGCAAGGGAATGCTCTTCGACGCGGCTAATCCGGACCCCCACTACTACGGCGTCGCGGAGTTCGAGGCGCTGTACTACCTCCTCTGGCTCGGCGCGATCGGGACGCTCCTCTCGTTCATCAAACTCGGCTATTACGTCTTCTTCCACGGCGAGAGCGACATCTCGGTCCCCGACGCCAGGCCCGGTCAGCTGGTCGCCATGCTCGGACTCGGCGGAGCCTGTCTCCTCTTCGGCGTCTGGTGGCAGGGATTGGCCGACCTCGCGCCGACCATTGACGCCCAAGGAGGCCATTTCGGATTCACCTATCCCGGCGGCGAGAGCGAACTGCATCCCTACAGTACGAGCCACCTCGAGACCGCGGGGATCCTGACGGCGATCGGGCTCGTTACCTTCGTCGTCGTCCGCAAACCCCTCTCGAAGCTCGACCTCTCCGATCCGGCGACGATCGTCTTCCCGGCGGGCTACTATCTCGGCCGCTGGTCGATGCTGGCGGTCACCGGGATCTTCGCCGCCGTCGACGCCGCCGCCGTCGGCTTCGTCAAAGGCTGCTACTGGATCGGTAACAACCCCGTGCTGGCCGTCGACGCCGCCGCCCGCCGACTTCCGCTGGTCGAAGTCGAGGAACGCCGTCCCGCGGACGGCGGTCGTCCGTCGACGATCCACCTCAGAACGGGGATCGGCACCAGCGTCCTCCTGTTGACGATCCTGCTAACGATCGTCCTCTGGGTGCTCATCAACTGA
- a CDS encoding proton-conducting transporter transmembrane domain-containing protein, with amino-acid sequence MVESVRPLVAVLVSALAIVLIVASRRRPNVRDGWSVLAALAKFGIVVSMLPAVLSGTVYTWSLSDSLGVEFLMGIDFALRADPLGIFFALLASFLWIFTSFYAIGYMRGLDEHNQTRFFASFAASLSTAVGIAFAANLVTIFIFYELLSLVTYPLVAHNEDSEARIAGRKYLAYTFFGGGVLLLAGTVLIYWLTATVNGGNPTMAFESGGIEALATAAQAEPVYAQAAFFLLIAGFGVKAALMPVHSWLADAMVAPTPVSGLLHAVAVVKSGAFGVARVILDVYGPGLIHDLPLEVPGIGEVGLNIPVAVVAAFTLTAASIIAMRKDHLKRRLAYSTTAQLSYIVLGLSILHPYAIIGALFHIPAHAFAKLTLFFCAGSIHVETHTDYISDMAGIGKRMPLTMAAFTVGAAGMAGLPPVAGFVSKFYMLIGSGYVGGEYWLFAAVLLLSGVLNIAYFWPVVYTAFFESEDRHDAKPVLEFPRGGILESYGVTSGESVAADGGERPDGGSTDNGSDDHEYAVDRYPSDHTVPDGVEPGRSDTGDSVRAVDHHGDHDDHLTGGPPTGGWQRHSPFDESTWLMLVPITIIVTGAVVLGIVPDYAVFLDLATTIVEGVFGVDSFDQLQGLSLEEALEVVDE; translated from the coding sequence ATGGTCGAGAGCGTCCGTCCGCTGGTCGCCGTGTTGGTCTCGGCGCTCGCGATCGTTCTGATCGTCGCGTCGCGCCGCCGTCCGAACGTGCGGGACGGGTGGTCCGTTCTGGCCGCCCTCGCCAAGTTCGGCATCGTCGTCAGTATGCTCCCCGCGGTGCTGTCCGGGACCGTCTACACGTGGAGCCTGAGCGACTCCCTCGGCGTCGAGTTCCTCATGGGGATCGACTTCGCCCTGCGCGCGGACCCGCTGGGTATCTTTTTCGCGCTGCTCGCGAGCTTCCTCTGGATCTTCACGTCGTTTTACGCGATCGGCTACATGCGCGGACTCGACGAGCACAACCAGACCCGATTTTTCGCCTCGTTCGCGGCCAGCCTCTCGACTGCGGTCGGGATCGCCTTCGCCGCGAACCTGGTGACCATCTTCATCTTCTACGAGTTGCTGTCGCTGGTCACCTATCCGCTGGTCGCACACAACGAGGATAGCGAGGCGCGCATCGCCGGCCGGAAGTACCTCGCCTACACCTTCTTCGGCGGCGGAGTCCTCCTGCTCGCGGGCACCGTCCTGATCTACTGGCTCACCGCCACCGTCAACGGTGGGAATCCGACGATGGCGTTCGAGTCGGGTGGCATAGAGGCGCTCGCGACGGCAGCCCAGGCGGAACCGGTCTACGCGCAGGCGGCCTTCTTCCTGCTCATCGCCGGCTTCGGCGTCAAGGCGGCTCTGATGCCGGTTCACTCCTGGCTGGCCGACGCGATGGTCGCGCCGACGCCGGTCTCCGGGCTGTTGCACGCGGTCGCGGTCGTCAAGTCCGGTGCCTTCGGCGTCGCACGCGTCATCCTCGACGTCTACGGCCCCGGTCTGATTCACGACTTGCCGCTCGAGGTCCCGGGGATCGGCGAGGTCGGGCTCAATATTCCGGTCGCCGTCGTCGCCGCGTTCACGCTCACCGCCGCGAGCATCATCGCGATGCGAAAAGACCACCTCAAGCGGCGGCTCGCGTACTCGACGACCGCACAGCTGTCCTACATCGTGCTCGGGCTGTCGATACTCCATCCCTACGCGATAATCGGTGCCCTCTTTCACATTCCCGCACACGCGTTCGCGAAACTCACCCTGTTCTTCTGTGCGGGCTCGATCCACGTCGAGACCCACACCGACTACATCAGCGACATGGCCGGCATCGGGAAACGGATGCCGTTAACCATGGCCGCCTTTACCGTCGGTGCGGCCGGAATGGCCGGACTGCCACCGGTCGCCGGCTTCGTCAGCAAGTTCTACATGCTGATCGGCTCCGGCTACGTCGGCGGCGAGTACTGGCTGTTCGCCGCCGTGCTCCTCCTCTCGGGCGTGCTCAACATCGCGTACTTCTGGCCGGTCGTCTACACCGCCTTCTTCGAGAGCGAGGACCGCCACGACGCCAAACCGGTCCTCGAGTTCCCGCGGGGCGGGATCCTCGAGTCCTACGGCGTCACGAGTGGAGAATCCGTCGCCGCCGATGGTGGTGAGCGACCCGACGGCGGGTCGACGGATAACGGGTCCGACGACCACGAGTACGCGGTCGATAGGTATCCGAGCGATCACACGGTTCCAGACGGCGTCGAGCCCGGACGTAGCGACACCGGCGATTCCGTCAGAGCCGTCGACCACCACGGCGATCACGACGACCACCTCACCGGTGGTCCGCCGACGGGTGGCTGGCAGCGGCACTCCCCGTTCGACGAGAGCACCTGGCTCATGCTGGTGCCGATCACCATCATCGTCACGGGTGCGGTCGTCCTCGGTATCGTCCCCGACTACGCCGTCTTCCTCGATCTGGCGACGACCATCGTCGAAGGCGTCTTCGGGGTCGACTCGTTCGATCAACTACAGGGGCTCTCGCTCGAGGAGGCCCTGGAGGTGGTCGACGAATGA
- a CDS encoding proton-conducting transporter transmembrane domain-containing protein, giving the protein MSSADLIPVLLVVAPILAAVLPIALGLRYDRTGWSVAAITMTGLFAAAVYLASVVYTDGQVVHALGNYDSRYGIELVADQFSMLVVVLVAAVAAGVLAYTRRGGPRGNTFYTAYLLLVGGLLGISLTGDVFNLFVFLEITSLATYALVASGDGPESAVAGLKYLILGTVAASMYLIGVGFLFMATGTLNMVALADAIPAAERPTLVRAAFAFIFIGFAVKVAQWPLHTWQPDAYQQAPDGATPLIAALVSTASAYAFGRLLVSVFGVDYLVSMPYAAEIVVAVGCVSVLAGTTLAVIQRDVKRMLAYSSVSQFGLVIAAYGIVIHDATETALVGATVHLIGHGLMKVGLFLAVGAIAISYGARTVDEYAGLADNRPVLAGAMAVLLISLVGVPPSVGFVGKWYIALGAVQSQLWPVAAVIFLSTMLTLAYVARLLEKMYFTPASSLESPHRSGAIVADGGDDVPDGVADDTALEGALERNGDPSGSPARNRVGRGSPDDVSFGMVAIVVVVTVVVVVLGFAGGAFAELLEPFLTEVLG; this is encoded by the coding sequence ATGAGTAGCGCCGACCTGATTCCCGTCTTGCTCGTCGTTGCGCCCATCCTCGCAGCCGTGCTCCCGATCGCTCTCGGACTGCGATACGACCGAACCGGCTGGTCGGTCGCCGCGATCACGATGACCGGCCTGTTCGCCGCAGCCGTCTACCTCGCGAGCGTCGTCTACACCGACGGGCAGGTCGTTCACGCCCTCGGCAACTACGACAGCCGGTACGGTATCGAACTCGTCGCCGATCAGTTCTCTATGCTCGTCGTCGTGCTCGTGGCGGCCGTCGCCGCCGGCGTTCTCGCGTACACGCGGCGGGGAGGGCCGCGCGGGAACACCTTCTACACCGCCTACCTGCTGCTCGTCGGCGGCCTGCTCGGCATCTCGCTGACCGGCGACGTCTTCAACCTGTTCGTCTTCCTCGAGATCACGAGCCTCGCCACCTACGCGCTCGTCGCGAGCGGTGACGGCCCGGAGTCGGCGGTCGCCGGGTTGAAGTATCTCATTTTGGGAACCGTCGCCGCCTCGATGTACCTGATCGGCGTCGGGTTCCTCTTCATGGCGACCGGGACGCTCAACATGGTCGCACTCGCGGACGCGATTCCGGCGGCCGAACGCCCCACGCTGGTTCGGGCCGCCTTCGCGTTCATCTTCATCGGCTTTGCGGTCAAGGTCGCCCAGTGGCCGTTGCACACCTGGCAGCCCGACGCCTACCAGCAGGCCCCCGACGGCGCGACGCCGTTGATCGCGGCGCTGGTGTCGACGGCCTCCGCCTACGCCTTCGGCCGTCTGCTGGTTTCCGTCTTCGGCGTCGACTACCTCGTCTCGATGCCCTACGCCGCGGAAATCGTCGTCGCCGTCGGCTGCGTGAGCGTTCTCGCGGGAACGACCCTCGCGGTCATCCAGCGGGACGTAAAGCGCATGCTCGCGTACTCGTCGGTCTCGCAGTTCGGGCTGGTCATCGCCGCCTACGGTATCGTCATCCACGACGCGACGGAGACCGCCCTGGTCGGCGCGACGGTCCACCTGATCGGTCACGGACTGATGAAGGTCGGCCTCTTCCTCGCGGTCGGCGCTATCGCCATCAGCTACGGCGCTCGTACCGTCGACGAGTACGCCGGCCTCGCCGACAACCGTCCCGTTCTCGCGGGGGCGATGGCCGTCCTGCTCATCTCGCTGGTCGGCGTCCCGCCCAGCGTCGGCTTCGTCGGCAAGTGGTACATCGCCCTCGGTGCCGTCCAATCCCAGCTGTGGCCCGTTGCAGCCGTGATCTTCCTCAGTACCATGCTTACACTCGCCTACGTCGCCCGCCTGCTCGAGAAAATGTACTTCACGCCCGCATCGTCGCTCGAGTCGCCCCACCGGTCGGGAGCGATCGTCGCCGACGGCGGCGACGATGTCCCGGACGGCGTCGCCGACGACACGGCGCTCGAGGGTGCCCTCGAGCGCAACGGTGATCCGTCGGGCTCTCCCGCTCGAAATCGCGTCGGAAGGGGATCCCCTGACGACGTTTCGTTCGGAATGGTTGCGATAGTCGTCGTCGTCACCGTCGTCGTGGTCGTACTCGGCTTCGCGGGCGGTGCGTTCGCCGAGTTGCTCGAGCCGTTCCTCACGGAGGTGCTCGGCTGA
- a CDS encoding cation:proton antiporter subunit C, with translation MIELLANRYAYLLLFVLLGIGMYMIIANENLVKKLIGVNLFQTAIFLFFIAMAYVDGGAAPIVPNEGSEVASPLPQVIVLTAIVVGIAMTAVGLSLIIRIYSEYGTLREDTLREVRADE, from the coding sequence GTGATTGAACTGCTCGCGAACCGCTACGCCTACCTGTTGTTGTTCGTCCTGCTCGGCATCGGAATGTACATGATCATCGCCAACGAGAACCTCGTCAAGAAGCTGATCGGCGTCAACCTCTTTCAGACGGCCATCTTTCTGTTCTTCATCGCGATGGCCTACGTCGACGGCGGTGCCGCGCCGATCGTCCCCAACGAGGGGAGCGAGGTCGCGAGTCCGCTGCCCCAGGTCATCGTGTTGACCGCCATCGTCGTCGGCATCGCGATGACGGCGGTCGGCCTCTCGCTGATCATCCGCATCTATTCGGAGTACGGGACGCTCCGGGAGGACACCCTCAGGGAGGTGCGTGCCGATGAGTAG
- a CDS encoding MnhB domain-containing protein, with protein MPDSFDDTYTESQVIMTTVKVIAPFTLTYGLFMVLHGADTPGGSFQGGAIVGVTVLMIAFAFGIDPTRQWLRNSFLVGLVTGGVAIFAGIGLGTILLGGAFLEYDRIYPALGIKGKWGMEAIEIGGIALIVSGVVITLFFAMAAGFTPERRGGRAEALEATSERASDAAEREVNDGD; from the coding sequence ACACCGAAAGCCAGGTCATCATGACCACCGTGAAGGTCATCGCCCCGTTCACGCTCACGTACGGACTATTCATGGTCCTCCACGGGGCCGACACCCCCGGCGGGAGCTTTCAGGGCGGCGCCATCGTCGGCGTCACCGTCCTCATGATCGCGTTCGCCTTCGGGATCGATCCGACCCGCCAGTGGCTGCGCAACTCGTTCCTCGTCGGCCTCGTCACCGGCGGCGTCGCCATCTTCGCCGGGATCGGCCTCGGGACGATCCTGCTGGGCGGTGCATTCCTCGAGTACGATCGGATCTACCCGGCCCTCGGTATCAAGGGCAAGTGGGGAATGGAGGCCATCGAGATCGGCGGCATCGCGCTGATCGTCTCCGGGGTCGTCATCACCCTCTTCTTCGCGATGGCGGCGGGATTCACGCCCGAGCGCCGCGGCGGCCGTGCCGAGGCGCTCGAGGCGACGAGCGAACGCGCGTCCGATGCCGCCGAACGGGAGGTGAACGACGGTGATTGA